Genomic DNA from Niabella ginsenosidivorans:
GCGGCTCACTAAAAGATCTCGCCGGCTTTGATATTCTACTTTTGTAGCATCAAAATAATCTGCCGGCAGGTCTACTGCGGCCTCTCCCAATAGCTGGGCCAGCCCCGGGGGGCTTAATCTTGCCTGTGCAAACTTCAGTGCCGCAGCATATACCGCTTTGTTTTTTGTGACCAGCGCTCCAATACGGGCACCACAGGCACTATAGCGCTTGCTGATCGTATCCAGCAGGATAACGTTCTCTTCCAGCCCGGGAAGCTGAAAGGGACTAATGTATTCCCTGTCCGAATAACGAAATTCCCGGTAAGCCTCATCAGAAAAAAGATACAACTGGTGCTTTTTACAAATAGCTCCCAAAGCTGTTACCTCTTCTTTACTGTACAGATAACCCGTAGGATTATTGGGGTTACAGATAAGAATGGCTTTTGTTTTATCCGTAATTACTTTTTCAAAGCCGGCTACCGGCGGCAGCGCAAAACCCGTTTCAATTGATGAGGGAATGGGCACCACTTTTATACCGGCAGTACAGGCAAATCCATTATAATTGGCATAAAAAGGTTCCGGAATAATCACTTCATCGCCGGGATTGAGGCAGGCAAAAAAAGCAAATAAGATCGCTTCGCTGCCTCCGGTGGTGATCATAATCTGCTCATGGCTTACAACAATACCTGTTCTTTGATAATAGTCCACCAGCTTGCGCCGGTAGCTTTCATTACCCGCGCTATGACTATATTCCAGCACCGGCATATCAAAATCCTTTACCGCCTGTATAATTGCAGGTGGCGTCTGAATATCCGGCTGGCCAATATTCAAATGATAAACTGTTACACCCCGTTGCTTTGCAGCCTCCGCATAAGGAACCAGCTTACGGATAGGTGAAGCAGGCATTTGAATTCCCCTTTCTGAAATTGTAATCATAGCTGAACTAATAAAGGGGCAAAAATAAAAAAATTCCATCTGTAAAGATGGAATACATTGTGTAAACTGTTCAATAACACTAAAAACTAAACTCTTAAATTATTTCTCCGGTAAAATAAACCGTTTTGGGTTGTGCGCCTTTTACTTTAATGGTCACATCTTTTTTAAAAGTGCTGCCCACAGCGGCAGTAGCATCATATCCCACTTTTATTTTTCCAACTTTACCTGGCATAATGGGGGCAGAAGGTTTTTCAGCCACTGTGCAGCCACAACCCACCATTACATTTTCCACAATAACCGGTTTTTTGCTGATATTGGTAAATTCCATGTAAAAGGTAGTCCCTTTTTTAAATTTCAGCCGGCCAAGATTATACTCTTCCTTTGCCATTTTAATCACCTCATCGGCAGGCACTCCATCCTGCGCATAAGTAGTAACCGCAAATCCCAGAAAAAACAAAACTGCCAAAAGGTAAAACTTCTTCATAATCATTAATTATTTTTGAGAAACTAAAATAAAAAACAAAAGTACAGAATAGATGATTGGTGTTTTAAAAAAGTTGCATGGCAGTTTACTAACTAACGAGAGTTAGCATCCAAATCCCTATTTTTGCCGATATGGAGAATCGTACTTCCAGCCCTGCTGCACATTCAGACATGTTATCTTTTGAGAATTTTAAAGATGGCGTGCTGCACGATTATTACCTGGCTTGTTTAAGCCGGGAAACCAGTCTTTTAGGACGGCGGGAAGTGCTGACAGGAAAAGCCAAATTCGGGATTTTTGGCGATGGAAAAGAAGTGGCACAACTGGCAATGGCCAAATTTTTCCGGCCAGGTGACTGGCGGAGCGGATATTATCGTGACCAGACCTTAATGTTTGCAATCGGAGTAGCCACCCCGCAGCAATATTTTGCCCAGTTGTATGCAGATCCTGATCCGGAAAATGAGCCCTTTAGCGTGGGCCGCCAGATGAACAGTCATTACACCTCAAGAAACGTAGATGAAGAAGGAAACTGGCTTCCCCTGGCCCGGATAAAAAATACGGCCACTGATATGGCTCCCACAGCGTCCCAGATGCCCCGCTCTTTCGGACTGGCCTATGCTTCCAAAAGTTTTCGTTTAATTCCGGAACTGCACCCGTTCAAAGATCTGTCCGATAACGGCAATGAGGTTTGCTTCTGCACCATTGGCGATGCCTCCACCAGCGAAGGGCATTTCTGGGAAATTATAAACGCAGCCGGTGTGGCACAGGTGCCCCTGGTCATCTTTGTATGGGACGATGGATATGGCATTTCTGTTCCCAAAGAACTGCAAACCACCAAAGGCTCTATTTCTTTAGCTTTAAAAGGTTTTGAAAAAGAAGAAGGCACTAACGGCTTCTATATTGCCAAAGTAAAGGGCTGGGATTATATGGGTATGATCGAAGCCTTTGAGGAAGGCATCAGCCTTGCCCGTGAAACCCACACCCCGGTTATTTTTCATGTAGATGAGCTGACGCAGCCCCAGGGGCACAGCACTTCCGGCAGCCATGAGCGCTATAAATCAACAGACCGGCTGGAGTGGGAACGGGAGCGGGACTGCATCAGAAAGTTTAAAGAATGGATATTAAAAAACGGACTTTCGGAAGAGCATGTGCTTGAAAAAATAGAAGCAGATGCCAGAAGAAATGTAAAAGAAAGCCGTGACCGTGCCTGGAAAGATTACCTGAAGCCTGTTAAAGAGCAGGTAGAGCGTACCCGCAACATACTGGAACAACTGGTACAGGAGCTTCCTGAAAAGGCACAGGAACTGAAGAAACTGCTGCCGGACCTGGTAACCAACCGGGAACCCTTAAGAAAAAATATTTTACAGACCCTGTACAAAGCCATCCTTATTGGGGGAGAAAAAGCAGGCATTGCCCAAAGCTATTATGACCAGCTATGTAAAGAGAATGCGGTTATTTATAATTCCCATCTCTTTGATGAAGGTCCCAAAAGCGCTTTAAAAGTAAAACCCGTTGCACCTGTTGTTACAGACAAATCGCCATTGATCAACGGTTATGAAATACTGAATCATTATTTTGACCAGTTATTTGCAAACAATCCCAAGGTGCTGGCCTTTGGTGAAGACCTGGGACTGATCGGCGACGTAAACCAGGGATTTGCCGGGTTGCAAAAAAAATACGGTCCCGAGCGGATCGCAGATACGGGCATCCATGAACTTAGTATTATAGGCAGGGGCATAGGCCTGGCTTTGCGCGGATTGAGGCCCATTGCAGAAATCCAGTACCTCGATTACCTGGTATACGGGCTGCAGCCTTTAACAGACGATGTGGCTTCTTTGCAATACCGTACCGGCGGGCAGCAGTTCTGCCCGATTATTGTACGCAGCCGTGGCCATCGACTGGAAGGCATCTGGCACAGCGGATCTCCGATGGGAATGATCATTAATTCATTAAGAGGTATACATATTTGCGTGCCCAGGAATATGGTGCAGGCGGCAGCCATGTATAATACCTTATTGCAGAGCAATGACCCAGGGCTGGTGATCGAAAGCCTGAACGGCTACCGGCTGAAAGAACGGCTGCCGGAAAATCTGGGTGAGATGACCGTTGCTTTTGGTGTTCCGGAAGTTTTACAGGAGGGAACAGACATCACTATTGTAAGTTATGGCTCTACCCTGCGCATCATACAGGAATCCATAAAAATGGTGGCATCACTGGGCATCAGTTGTGAGCTGATAGATGTACAGACTTTACTGCCATTCGATATTCATCACCGCATACTGGAATCGCTCAAAAAAACCAACCGTATTGTGTTTATAGATGAGGATGTACCCGGCGGAGCTGCTGCATTTATGTTTAACAAGGTAATGGAAGAACAAGGTGGTTATCGCTACCTGGATGTTGCCCCCAGAACCATTACCGCTAAAGAGCACCGGCCGGGCTATGGCAGTGACGGTGATTATTTCAGTAAACCCAATGCAGAAGAGATTGCTGCGGTATTAATTGAAATGATGAAGGAATAAGGAGACCGGAGATTCCAAGTGATCAGTGATCAGTTCCGGTAGCTGCGGGGATCAATATTGAGATGAACGATCGGCCCTAAACTGTCATTAGTCAATCCCCGAACCGGCAACCAGCCACACTAAACAGATTCAACATGGAACAACTGAAAAGATATTGTCTGGCACTGGATCTGAAAAATGATCCGGCTTTAATAGCCGAATACGAAGCGCATCACAAAGCGGTCTGGCCCGAAATAAAAAAAAGCATCCTTGATGCAGGTATCCGGCATATGGAAATTTTCCGCGTGGAGAACCGCCTGTTTATGATCATGGAAACAGAGGCTGGTTTTTCTTTTGAAAAAAAAGCAGCTGAAGATGCACAAAATCCAAAAGTTCAGGAATGGGAAACCTTAATGTGGAAGTACCAGCAACCGCTGCCCACTGCCCGGCCCGGTGAAAAATGGATGCTGATGCAATCCATTTTCCGGCTGTAACAGCAATTCTGACCAATTCGCCAGTTAGTCCGTTTGTATTTTTTTAACAACAGACAATAAACCAAATACGGCAAACCGGCGTCTATTCATCAACTTTGGCATTTCAATTGCATAAAGTATAAAAAGAAAAATATAATTATGAAAAGAATTTTACAATTCGCTGTTCTCCTTTTAATTGTTTCTGTAACAGGTGTGGCTTGTTCCAACAGCAATAAAAGCACTACTACTGTGCCCCGTGCAGATTTTAAAGGAAACTGGGTGGTAACCAACACAAGTGTTGAAGGCACTGATACAAAAGACCTGAAAGTTCAGGCCTTTGATGATGTAGACCTGGCCTGCTTTACAGGCAGTGAATGGGTGTTGCCTAATAATGGGTATGGCACTTATACGATCAATAGCCAGGACTGTTCAGGCGGACCGCGCCAGATCTTATGGTCTACAAGAAATAACAATGGCGTCACCCATTTTAATTTTAAAAGAGTGGATGGTTTGAAGAAGAACCAGTCAAAAAATGTTGAACAGGGCTATTCACTGGAAGTTATTTCTGCAGATAATAATCATTTTGTAGCGCAATCGCCAATATCCTTTGAAGGAAAAACGATTTACATCGTTTATAATTTTGAAAGAAAATAACCATTGACCTATATAATAGCAGGAAACCGTTTCACCTTTGTTTGAAACGGTTTTTTAACCGGATAACTTTTATCTTTACAAGGTCATTCTAAACATTGTATTTGTGCACGATCACAAAATATTCTTAACCTTGCTATCTTCTGACTGGCATTTAAATAATTATGTCAAAAAAAAATAAACAAGCCGAATGGGTGCCCTGGAATCTTAGAAGAACCAATCCGGATATCTTTTATTTTAAGGAAGAGGAGCATATACCCAACAGTCGTCTGCCGGTTTTAATTTACAGGGGCGTTTTTCATATGGACGATGATTGCTGTGAAAAATGGCTGATCGAAAAATTTATTACCAACAAATGGATCTATAACCAGGACCATACGGTTTTTGAATACGATCACTATTATACCAATACCCACCTGGTATTAGGCGTTTGCCTGGGCGAAGGGCAGCTGCAAATAGGCGGTAAGCTGGGCATTACAGCACACGTTGAAAAAGGAGATGTTATTGTAATACCCGCGGGCGTGGCATTACGGCTTGCTTCCACCGGCAATGACTTTAAGCTGGTTGCAGCCTATTCTTTTGAAGGAGTACCCGAGTTAAGAAAAGGTAGCGCAGGTGACCGGCCGGCAGCAGATACCACAATAGCCAGCACACAATTGCCCCTTCTTGATCCGATCCTAGGGCCCGAGGAAGGCCTGTTACACATATGGAATGGAGTGCCTTATAAATAAACAGCCATTTCTTTCTGGTATTCTCCGGCAACCCCTCCTGCTGCCGCTTCAAAATCTTCACCATCTGATGCATAAATGATTGCACGGCTTGCATTAACCAGTAGTCCGCAATCTGCGTTCATAGCCTTTTCAGAAACTTCTTTTAAACTGCCCCCCTGCGCACCCACGCCGGGTACCAGTAAAAAATGATCGGGGATCAGCTCACGGATGTGTGTAAATTCATCTGCCTGCGTTGCTCCCACCACAAACATCAGGTTATGATGGGTTCCCCAGGCTGAAACCTTTTGTATAACTTTTTCATACAGCAGTTCATTCCCGCACTTTTGCAGCTCAAAATCCTGTGCGCCTTTGTTGGATGTAAGGCCTAATACAATGGTCCATTTATCTTTGTATTCCAGGAAAGGTTTTATGCTGTCTTCTCCCATATAAGGCGCTACTGTAATAGCGTCAAAGGGCAGGTTTTCAAAGAAGGCCCTGGCATACTGACGGCTCGTATTGCCAATATCACCCCGTTTTGCATCAGCAATCTTAAAATGCTCATTGCCGATATAGTGAACCGTTTTTTCCATTGCCTCCCATCCTTTTACCCCCAGTGCTTCGTAAAAAGCCGTATTGATCTTATACGATACACAAACAGCTCTTGTAGCGTCAATAATCGCTTTATTAAAGTCAAAGATCGCAGCAGCGTTTCCCCTTAAATGATGTGGCATTTTATAAAGGTCTGTATCCAGTCCAACGCACAGGTAAGACTGCCGCTCTCTGATCAATGCAACTAATTTTTCCCTTTCCATCTTTATTTTTTTAACGTCCTTATTTTACAGGAACCGTAGCATGGAACAGCAGGGCTGCTGTTTCCGCAACCACTTTTACCGTGGCCCCGGCAAATGCCGCCGCAGCAATATTTCCTCTTTCCAGCTCAATACGGGTACCGGCCTCGCTTAAGGCCACCTTTCCGTTTGTGAGCAACAATAATTCTGCAGTGGCAGGATGAATCGTAATTTCCTCCCCTGCTTTCAGCTCATAAGAATTCAACCGGAAATCATTTACAGGAGCCGGGTATTCCTTTTCTTTTTCCCCTTTGGAGGCTTTTATAATCTTCGGATAAGTGGCTTCACACTTTGTGTGCTTTAACAGCTCAACCGTATCAATATGCTTCGATGTTAAGCCTCCCCGCAGCACATTGTCGGAACTGGCCATTATTTCCACGTTATACCCTTCCAGATAAGCATGCGGTACACCGGCATCCTGGAAAATGGCTTCTCCTTTTTTCAGATGCAGCACATTAAAAAAGTAAATGGAAAAAA
This window encodes:
- a CDS encoding pyridoxal phosphate-dependent aminotransferase, whose amino-acid sequence is MITISERGIQMPASPIRKLVPYAEAAKQRGVTVYHLNIGQPDIQTPPAIIQAVKDFDMPVLEYSHSAGNESYRRKLVDYYQRTGIVVSHEQIMITTGGSEAILFAFFACLNPGDEVIIPEPFYANYNGFACTAGIKVVPIPSSIETGFALPPVAGFEKVITDKTKAILICNPNNPTGYLYSKEEVTALGAICKKHQLYLFSDEAYREFRYSDREYISPFQLPGLEENVILLDTISKRYSACGARIGALVTKNKAVYAAALKFAQARLSPPGLAQLLGEAAVDLPADYFDATKVEYQSRRDLLVSRLNAMEGVFCPNPGGAFYAMARLPIDDCDQFCQWLLSSFTYNNQTVMLAPATGFYATPGLGKNGVRLAYVLNRESISAAMDCLEQALKEYPGKAR
- a CDS encoding DUF1573 domain-containing protein gives rise to the protein MKKFYLLAVLFFLGFAVTTYAQDGVPADEVIKMAKEEYNLGRLKFKKGTTFYMEFTNISKKPVIVENVMVGCGCTVAEKPSAPIMPGKVGKIKVGYDATAAVGSTFKKDVTIKVKGAQPKTVYFTGEII
- a CDS encoding alpha-ketoacid dehydrogenase subunit alpha/beta; amino-acid sequence: MENRTSSPAAHSDMLSFENFKDGVLHDYYLACLSRETSLLGRREVLTGKAKFGIFGDGKEVAQLAMAKFFRPGDWRSGYYRDQTLMFAIGVATPQQYFAQLYADPDPENEPFSVGRQMNSHYTSRNVDEEGNWLPLARIKNTATDMAPTASQMPRSFGLAYASKSFRLIPELHPFKDLSDNGNEVCFCTIGDASTSEGHFWEIINAAGVAQVPLVIFVWDDGYGISVPKELQTTKGSISLALKGFEKEEGTNGFYIAKVKGWDYMGMIEAFEEGISLARETHTPVIFHVDELTQPQGHSTSGSHERYKSTDRLEWERERDCIRKFKEWILKNGLSEEHVLEKIEADARRNVKESRDRAWKDYLKPVKEQVERTRNILEQLVQELPEKAQELKKLLPDLVTNREPLRKNILQTLYKAILIGGEKAGIAQSYYDQLCKENAVIYNSHLFDEGPKSALKVKPVAPVVTDKSPLINGYEILNHYFDQLFANNPKVLAFGEDLGLIGDVNQGFAGLQKKYGPERIADTGIHELSIIGRGIGLALRGLRPIAEIQYLDYLVYGLQPLTDDVASLQYRTGGQQFCPIIVRSRGHRLEGIWHSGSPMGMIINSLRGIHICVPRNMVQAAAMYNTLLQSNDPGLVIESLNGYRLKERLPENLGEMTVAFGVPEVLQEGTDITIVSYGSTLRIIQESIKMVASLGISCELIDVQTLLPFDIHHRILESLKKTNRIVFIDEDVPGGAAAFMFNKVMEEQGGYRYLDVAPRTITAKEHRPGYGSDGDYFSKPNAEEIAAVLIEMMKE
- a CDS encoding L-rhamnose mutarotase, whose protein sequence is MEQLKRYCLALDLKNDPALIAEYEAHHKAVWPEIKKSILDAGIRHMEIFRVENRLFMIMETEAGFSFEKKAAEDAQNPKVQEWETLMWKYQQPLPTARPGEKWMLMQSIFRL
- a CDS encoding cupin domain-containing protein; its protein translation is MSKKNKQAEWVPWNLRRTNPDIFYFKEEEHIPNSRLPVLIYRGVFHMDDDCCEKWLIEKFITNKWIYNQDHTVFEYDHYYTNTHLVLGVCLGEGQLQIGGKLGITAHVEKGDVIVIPAGVALRLASTGNDFKLVAAYSFEGVPELRKGSAGDRPAADTTIASTQLPLLDPILGPEEGLLHIWNGVPYK
- the pyrF gene encoding orotidine-5'-phosphate decarboxylase gives rise to the protein MEREKLVALIRERQSYLCVGLDTDLYKMPHHLRGNAAAIFDFNKAIIDATRAVCVSYKINTAFYEALGVKGWEAMEKTVHYIGNEHFKIADAKRGDIGNTSRQYARAFFENLPFDAITVAPYMGEDSIKPFLEYKDKWTIVLGLTSNKGAQDFELQKCGNELLYEKVIQKVSAWGTHHNLMFVVGATQADEFTHIRELIPDHFLLVPGVGAQGGSLKEVSEKAMNADCGLLVNASRAIIYASDGEDFEAAAGGVAGEYQKEMAVYL